The proteins below are encoded in one region of Helianthus annuus cultivar XRQ/B chromosome 2, HanXRQr2.0-SUNRISE, whole genome shotgun sequence:
- the LOC118485847 gene encoding uncharacterized protein LOC118485847, whose product MAPFELLYGRKCRAPICWNEVGEEVIEGPELVRITNEKVDLAKQKLKEAWSRQKSYADRHRRELEFAPGDHVFLKVSPRKGVHRFGLKGKLSPRFIGPFEVLERVGEVAYRIALPPSLSHVHNVFHVSTLRGYNYHPLHVVEYPLHKIQEDLSCEEEAETILEREERIMRRKTIPFVKVLWKNHSEREATWELEDSIRERYPHLF is encoded by the coding sequence ATGGCACCATTTGAGTTATTATATGGGAGAAAGTGTCGAGCTCCAATTTGTTGGAACGAAGTTGGGGAGGAAGTAATTGAGGGGCCAGAGTTAGTCAGAATTACTAATGAAAAAGTGGATTTAGCTAAACAAAAGCTGAAGGAGGCCTGGTcacgtcagaaaagttacgctgataggCATCGAAGGGAACTAGAATTTGCACCAGGTGATCATGTCTTTCTAAAAGTGTCTCCACGTAAAGGTGTTCATCGTTTTGGTCTTAAAGGGAAGCTTAGCCCCAGGTTCATTGGTCCTTTTGAAGTGTTGGAAAGGGTAGGAGAAGTGGCCTACCGCATCGCTTTACCTCCATCACTATCGCATGTgcataatgtattccacgtctCTACTTTAAGAGGTTACAACTATCACCCGCTGCATGTGGTGGAATACCCACTCCATAAGATTCAAGAAGACCTTTCGTGCGAGGAAGAAGCAGAAACAATCCTAGAACGAGAAGAACGGATAATGCGAAGGAAAACCATACCATTTGTGAAGGTGTTATGGAAGAATCATTCAGAAAGAGAGGCTACATGGGAACTCGAAGACTCAATTCGGGAGCGATATCCACATTTATTCTGA